The proteins below are encoded in one region of Hordeum vulgare subsp. vulgare chromosome 3H, MorexV3_pseudomolecules_assembly, whole genome shotgun sequence:
- the LOC123442703 gene encoding histone H2B.4-like yields the protein MAPKAAEKKPVEKTPAGKKPKAEKKVPASKEGGGDKKGKKKSKKSVETYKIYIFKVLKQVHPDIGISSKAMSIMNSFINDIFEKLAGESAKLARYNKKPTITSREIQTSVRLVLPGELAKHAVSEGTKAVTKFTSA from the coding sequence ATGGCCCCCAAGGCAGCCGagaagaagccggtggagaagaccCCGGCGGGCAAGAAGCCCAAGGCGGAGAAGAAGGTGCCGGCGTccaaggagggcggcggcgacaagaagggcaagaagaagtCCAAGAAGAGCGTGGAGACGTACAAGATCTACATCTTCAAGGTGCTCAAGCAGGTGCACCCCGACATCGGCATCTCCTCCAAGGCCATGTccatcatgaactccttcatcaacgacatctttgaGAAGCTCGCCGGCGAGTCGGCCAAGCTGGCGCGGTACAACAAGAAGCCCACCATCACGTCCCGGGAGATCCAGACCTCCGTGCGCCTCGTCCTCCCTGGCGAGCTCGCCAAGCACGCCGTCTCCGAGGGCACCAAGGCCGTCACCAAGTTCACCTCTGCCTAA